The following coding sequences lie in one Chlorocebus sabaeus isolate Y175 chromosome 29, mChlSab1.0.hap1, whole genome shotgun sequence genomic window:
- the LOC103231320 gene encoding LOW QUALITY PROTEIN: olfactory receptor 4N2-like (The sequence of the model RefSeq protein was modified relative to this genomic sequence to represent the inferred CDS: inserted 1 base in 1 codon), giving the protein MESENGTVITEFILLGLTQSRDIQLLVFVLVLIFYFIILPGNFLIIFTIRSDPGLTAPLYFFLGNLAFLDASYSFTVAPRMLVDFLSETKVISYRGCITQLFFLHFLGGGEGLLLVVMAFDRYITICRPLHYSTVMNPRPCYAMLLALWLGGFVHSIIQVVFILRLPFCGPNQLDNFFCDVPQVIKLACTNTFVVELLMVFNSGLMTLLCFLGLLASYAVILCRIRGSSSEAKNKAMSTCTTHIIVIFFMFGPGIFIYTXPLRAFPADKVVSLFHTVIFPLLDPVIYTLRNQEVKASMKKVFNKYIA; this is encoded by the exons ATGGAAAGCGAGAACGGAACAGTGATAACAGAGTTCATCCTCCTTGGTCTGACCCAGTCTCGAGATATTCAGCTCCTGGTCTTTGTGctagttttaattttctacttCATCATCCTCCCTGgaaattttctcattattttcaccATAAGGTCAGACCCTGGACTCACAGCCCCCCTCTATTTCTTTCTGGGCAACTTGGCCTTCCTGGATGCATCCTACTCCTTCACTGTGGCTCCCAGGATGTTGGTGGACTTCCTCTCTGAGACGAAGGTAATCTCCTACAGAGGCTGCATCACTCAGCTCTTTTTCTTACACTTCCTTGGAGGCGGGGAGGGATTACTCCTTGTTGTGATGGCCTTTGACCGCTACATCACCATCTGCCGGCCTTTGCACTATTCAACTGTCATGAACCCTAGACCCTGCTATGCAATGTTGTTGGCTCTGTGGCTTGGGGGTTTTGTTCACTCCATTATCCAGGTGGTCTTCATCCTCCGCTTGCCTTTTTGTGGCCCAAATCAACTGGATAACTTCTTCTGTGATGTCCCACAGGTCATCAAGCTGGCCTGCACCAACACGTTTGTGGTGGAGCTTCTGATGGTCTTCAACAGTGGCCTGATGACACTTCTGTGCTTTCTGGGGCTTCTGGCCTCCTATGCAGTCATTCTTTGTCGCATACGAGGGTCTTCTTCTGAGGCGAAAAACAAGGCCATGTCCACATGCACCACCCATATCATTGTTATATTCTTCATGTTTGGACCTGGCATCTTTATCTACA CGCCCCTCAGGGCTTTCCCAGCTGACAAGGTGGTTTCTCTCTTCCATACAGTGATTTTTCCTTTGTTGGATCCTGTCATTTACACTCTTCGCAACCAGGAAGTGAAAGCTTCCATGAAAAAGGTGTTTAATAAGTACATAGCctga